A region of the Deltaproteobacteria bacterium genome:
CGACCGACCAGCCCGGCGATCGCGCCGTCGTCCGGCTCGGCCCGCAGCCGCGGCCGCGCTCCGCGCAGCGCCGCGTTTTCGCGCAGCAGCGCCACCCGCTCGCCGGCCCGGCGCAGGACCTGGTCGAGACTGTCCGGGTGGACCGGGCGCGCCAGCCAGTCGTAGGCGTCGCGCGACTCGCCCAGCGCGACGACGGTCGCGTCCGGAGCCGCCGCGACGAGCGCGCCCACCCACGCCCGGTCGCACAGCACGAGATCGTAGCGGCCCTCGCGCGCGGCGCGAACCGCGGCGTCCGCGGCGGCCGCGGCGTCCACCGCCATGCCGCGAGCGGCGAGCATGAGGTGGATGGCGTCCCGCTGGGCGGCGTCCGGTTCGCCCACGAGCGCGCGCCGCAGCGCGCGCCGAGCCCTCTCCGGCGCGCGCGGCACCGCGGTCGACGCAGGCGTCCCCAAGGTGCCGAAAGTGTATCACTCGGGCGCCCGCGGGCGCCATTTTCGCGCGCGAGCCGCCCTCGCCGGGCCAGCGCCGCGCCGCGGGCGAGCCCACGCCGAGCGCGCGCGGCGGTCGACCCGCCAACGTGGTTGGCGACGCTGCCAACGACGGGAAGCCGCGGGGAGGCGGGCGGGTTGTAACCGGTTGAAAGCGCGCGGGGGTCCCCATGGCAGGCCATTTGCTTTTACAATGCCGCGTCCATTCGCGAAGCTGCCCTACGCGGTCGAGCCACCAGGCCCCGCCGCTCGGCTCAGGAGGATCGTCGCCATGACTCGTCGTCTACCCGCACTGCTGTTCGCCGCCGCGCTCGTCGCCGCCGGGTCGGCGTGCATCAACCGAGAAGTGTCCGAGGTCAAGCCGAACCAGAACGGCGAGCAATACAAGGACATCCCGGTCGAACTCAACCGCGACATCGACATCCTGTTCGTGGTCGACAACTCGGGCTCGATGGCCGAGGAGCAGAACTCCCTCGAGCAGAACTTCAACCGGTTCATCAACGTCCTCGCCAACATCGAAGGCGGGTTGCCCAACGTCCACATCGGCGTCGTGTCCACCGACGTCGGCGCGGGCCCGTTCAACATCTCGGGCTGCTCCGGCGAAGGCGACAACGGCGTGTTGCAGAACGTCCCGCGCAAGGCGGGCTGCTCGCCGCCGTCGGGCCAGTTCATCGTCGACATCGCCAACCCCGACGGCACGCGGCAGACGAACTACACGGGCGACCTCGCGGAGACGTTCGGCTGCATCGCGAAGCTCGGAACCGACGGCTGCGGCTTCGAGCAGCCGCTGGAGTCGGCGCTCCGCGCGCTCGACGGCCGCAACGCGCAAAACCAGGGCTTTTTGCGCAAGGATGCGTTCCTCGCGATCATCATCATCTCGGACGAGGACGACTGCTCGACCGAAGACGAGAACATGTTCGACACCGCGCAAAACTCGATCGACGACCCGCTCGGCCCGCTGTCGTCGTTCCGTTGCTTCGAGTTCGGCGTCAAGTGCAACCCGGACAACCCGCGCCAGCCCGGCACGAAGGCCGAGTGCGCGCCGCGCGAGGACTCGCGCTACATGTATCCGGTGCAGCACTACATCGACTTCTTCAAGGGGCTCAAGGACGACCCGCAGCAAGTCATCGTGGCCGGCATCATCGGCAACCCCGAGCCGGTCGTCGTCGCGCCGGACATGAACGGAAATCCGGAGCTGCAGCCGAGCTGCCAGAGCGGCTCCGGCGAGGCCGCGCCGGCCGTTCGCATCAAGACCTTCCTCGATGCGTTCCCGCAGCGCAACACCGTCACGACGATCTGCAACGAGGACCTGTCGGACGCGCTCACCGTCATCGCCGAGCTGCTCAAAGCGGTGATCGGAACGCCGTGCCTCGAGGGCAACATCAAGACGGATCCGATCGAGTGTCAGGTGTCCGACGTGCGCTTCCCCGGCACCGACCGCCAGGAGGAAACGCCGATGGCCAAGTGCGACAACGAGGCCGACCCGGCGAGTTCGTCGGTGCTACCCTGCTGGGTGATCGAGGAGGATCCCATGCAGTGCGCCGACACCGAGACCCGGCTCGCCGTGAAGGTCTTCCCCGAAAACCGCTCGGTGCCGACCGGGACCCACACGATCGTGCGCTGCGTCGTCGAGTAACGGCGCGCGCGGAACGACTCGGCGGCGGCCCGCTGCGGCGGGCCGCTCGCCGTTTCGGCCGCCGGCGTCCCGCGCTTGCCCCCGCGGCGGCGGTGGCGTAGCGTCGCTTGCGTGGGCAAGCCGTGGCTCACGGCCAATCGCGTGACGTTCGCGCGCATCGCCGTCATGCCGCTGATGGTGTGGCTGTTCTATCAGGGGCGCGCCGGTCGCTGGTGGGCGTTCGGCGTCGGCGCGATCATCGCGATGACCGATTTCGTCGACGGCTACCTCGCGCGCAAGCACGGCCCAACGGTGCTCGGTGCCCTGATGGACCCGATCGCCGACAAGCTGTTCGTCGCGGTGATCTTCCTGCCACTGGTTCACCTCGGCTGGCTGCCGGCGGACCTCGTCGCGCTGATCTTCGTGCGCGAGCTGCTGGTGACGGCGCTGCGCACGATCTACGAGCGCCGCGGTGTGCGCCTGCGAACGAGCTACTTCGCCAAGGTCAAAACGTGGGTGCAGATGCAAGCGGCCGCGACGATCCTGTTCATCGGCCTCGTCGGCGACCGCACCGTCGTGTGGATCGCGGTCAGCGCCAGCGCGGCGATCGTGGTCGCGGCGATCGTCGCCATGTGGCTGGCCCGCCGCCGCGTGTGGCGCGGCGCGGTCATCATGCTGGCGATGACGGCGGCGCTGGCGGCGACGCTGCTGCCCGCGTCGCTGCGCGACACGTTCTGGTGGATCACGCTCGGCATCCTCGCGTTCACCTGGGGTAGTGGCATCGACTACGTCGTCGGCGGCGTGCGCCAGTTGCGCGGTACGGGTGCGCCGGCGGCGTCGGACCTGGTGCGCATCGCCAGCGCGGTCGCCATCCCGCTGGCGGCCGTGCCCGCGCTAGTCGCGGGAGGCATCCCGCCCGCGCTGCCGATTGGCGTGGTGTGCGTCGAACTCGCCGTCGGCGGCCTCGACAACCTGCTGGCCCACCACGGCGCCGAGGGCGGCGCGCTGGCGTGGGCGGCGCGAACCGGGCCGGCGGTCGCGTTGCTCGCGGCGGCGCTGTGGGCGGCGCACACCGCCCGCGCTGGCGCGATCACACCGCTGGCGGCGGCTGCGCTCGCGGCGTCGGTCGCCGGTGGGGCGCGCGAGTTCTGGCGCGGCCGCCGCTACTACCTGTGACGGCGCGAGGCGGCGCTCAGCCGACCACGCAGTTGCGGCCCGCGCGCTTGGCCCGGTACAGGTTGTCGTCGGCCATTTTGACGAATGCGGACGCATCGATCGGCTGCGTGCCCTCGATCGTCGCGACCCCGACCGAGATCGTCACCGGGAAGCGGTCGTGCTCGTACTCGAACTCCTCGTCCGCGACGATCCGGCGGATCTGCTCGGCGAACTCCATCGCTCCGGCGTGCCCGGTCTCGGGCAGCACCGCTGCGAACTCCTCACCGCCGTAGCGAGCCAGCAGTTCCTCCTTGCGGATGCGGCGCAGCAGCCGCCGGGCCAGCTCCCGCAACACGAAATCGCCGGTGAGGTGGCCGTGCTGGTCGTTGATCGCCTTGAAGTGGTCGATGTCGAACATCAGCAGCGACAGCGGCCGGCCGTATCGCGTACACCGCGCGATCTCGCGGTCGAGGAACTCGAGAAAGTAGCGCTTGTTGTGGGCGCCGGTGAGCGCATCGATGATCGTCAGGCGGTAGATCTCCTCGTGGTACGACGACTCGATGCTGTCGCCGCTGAGAAACTTGAAAATTGCGGCGCCCACCTTGAGGAAGTCGCGGTCGCGCAGCGGCGACCGGTCGATCGGCACGTCGTTGATGTACGAGCCGTTCGTGGACCCCAGGTCCTCGACTTCCCAACCGCGGCCGGTGCGGTACAGCCGCGCGTGCCGGCGAGACACGGAGTCGCGGTCGATCTGGATATCGCAGTCGCCGCCGCGCCCGACGATGATCTCGTCCGCGTCGAGCGGGAACCGCTTGCCCATCGTCGGCCCGGGCGGATAAATGAGCACGAGGCACGCTTCGCCGTCGGCCGCCTTCGGCTTGACGATCTGGACCTTCGTGATGCGAGTCTTCCACTCGGACATCGACCGCACGGCTCCCCTTTCGGGTTCTAAGCCGCCGTTTCCCCGGCTGTCAATGTACGCCGGGGTGTGATAGGCCATGAGGCGTGGGCGACGCCGACCCATTCGACCTGCCCGGCGGCCCACGCGGGGCGCTGTGCGTTCACGGGTTCACCGGCACGCCGTTCGAGGTGCGACCGCTGGCCGAGGCACTCCACCGCCGCGGGCTCACCGTGTCGGCCCCGCGGCTGCCGGGCCACGGCACGTCCCCCGCCGACCTCGACCGGACGACGTGGCTCGACTGGGCCCGGGCGGTCGACCGCGCGCTGGACGGCCTGCTGGCGCGGTGCGAGCGCGTCGCGATCGCGGGGATGTCGCTCGGCGGCGCGCTGGCGCTGCACACCGCGCGCCACCGGCCCGACGACGTCGCGGCGGTCGCGGCCCTCGCGGCGCCGGTGTGGCTGCCGCGCGCCGCGCGGCTCGCGCTGCGCGCGCTGGCGCTGCCGCCGCTGGCACGCCGCGTCCGCGCGCTGCCCAAGCGGGGCGGCTCGGACGTGCGCGACCCGGCCATGCGCGCGCACAACCCGTCGTACCCGGTCATCCCGGTGCGGGCCCTTGGCGAACTCGACCGCTTCGTCCAGGTCGTGCGGCGCGAGCTGCCGTTCGTCCGCGCCCCGACCCTGGTCGTCCACTCCCGCCGCGATCACACCGTTCCGCCCGCGTGCGCCGACGAGATCGAGCGCGCGATCGGCGCGCGGGTGGTCCGCCGGCGCACCCTGTGCGATAGCTTCCACGTCATCACGATCGACGTCGAACGCGACCTCGTGGCCGACGAGGTCGGCCGGTTCTTCGACACCCATCTGTCCGACACCCACTGGGGAGGCGCCGCATGAAACACGTCATCTCGATCGACCAGGGAACGACGGGCACGACCGTGCTGATCCTCGACGAGACGCTGCGCGTCGTGGCGCGCGGCTACCGCGAGTTCCGCCAGATCTATCCGCAGCCGGGATGGGTCGAGCACGATCCGAACGACATCTGGGAGTCGGTCACCGGCGCGCTGGCCGACGCGCTCGGACAGGCGTCGCTTTCCCGCGATGCGATCGCGGCGATCGGGATCACCAATCAGCGCGAGACGACGCTGCTCTGGGATCGCGCGACCGGCGAACCGGTGCGCACGGCGATCGTGTGGCAGGACCGCCGCACCGCCGACCTGTGCGCCGACCTCAAGGCCGCCGGCCACGAGCAGCGCGTGCGCGCGACGACCGGGCTCGTGCTCGACCCGTACTTCAGCGGCACGAAGCTCAAGTGGATGCTCGACCAGGATGCCGACCTGCGCGCGCGCGCCGCCCGCGGCGACCTCGCGTTCGGCACGGTCGACTCGTATCTGGTGTACCGGCTCACGGGCGGCGCGCACGTCACCGACGTGAGCAACGCGTCGCGCACGCTGCTTTTCGGCCTCGAGTCGCTGGCGTGGGACGACGACATGCTGGCGCTGTTCGACGTGCCGCGCGCGGTCCTTCCCGAGGTGCGCGGCTCGGCCGAGGTATATGGCCACACGCGCGGCGTCCCCGGCGTGCCCGACGGCGTACCCGTATCGGGGATGGCCGGCGACCAGCAGGCGGCGCTGTTCGGCCAGGCGTGCGTTTCGCCCGGCGACGCCAAGTGTACCTACGGCACCGGCGCGTTCATCTTGATGAACACGGGCGGGCAACCGGTGGCGTCCCGCCACGGACTGCTGACCACCGTCGCGTGGAAGGTGGCCGACGAGGTCGCGTACGCGCTCGAGGGCTCGGCGTTCATCGCCGGCGCGGCCGTCCAGTGGCTGCGCGACGGGCTCGGGCTGATCGAACGGGCGGCCGACATCGAGGCGCTCGCCGCGTCGGTCCCGGACTCGGGCGGCGTCGTGGTCGTGCCCGCGTTCGCGGGCCTCGGCGCGCCGCACTGGCGACCGGACGCGCGCGGCCTGATTACCGGCCTCACCCGAGGGACGACCGCGGCGCACATCGCGCGCGCGACGCTCGAAGGCATCGCGCTGCAAAACTACGACATCCTGCAGGCGATGCAGCAGGACTCGGGACGCACGCTCACGTCGCTCAAGGTCGACGGCGGCGCAGCGGCCAACGACCTGCTCATGCAGTTTCAGGCCGACGTGCTCGGCGTGCGCATCGCGCGACCGGAGATCCTCGAGACGACCGCGCTGGGCGCCGCGTTCCTCGCCGGCATCGGCGCCGGCGTGTGGCGCGACGCGGCGCAGGTGGCCGGCGTCTGGCGACAGCAGCGCGCGTTCGAGCCGACGCCGGACCGCGCCGCGATCGACGCGCACCTCGCGCGGTGGAACGCGGCCGTGGCCAAGGCGTAGCGACGGACGGCCTCCGCGCCGGCGTGCGATCACGCCGTGAGCGAAGCCGCGGCCGGCGAACGCGCGACCCCCGGCTGGCCGCGCGCCAACGCCCGCGCCAGCTCCGCGCCGACGAGTTCCAGGTCCGCGGCCGCGCGGTCGGCCGACCCGCGCGGCTGCGCGCCGTACAGGATGTAGCGAACGCCGCCGCCGACGGCGACCGACAGCGACAGCGCATAGGCGCCCTCGACGCCGGCGACCAGCCGCGCGAGCGCGCGATCCGGCCCGGAGCGTCCCGGCGCGCCGCGCACGAGCGCCGCCTCGCGCGCCACGAACGCGAGCGCGCAGGCGTCGTCGAGCGCCACGAAGAACGCCTGCAGCCCGCGCGGATCGGCGATCGTCCCCGCCGCGCCCCACACGCGCGCGGCGCCGCCGGCCACCTCGAACACCACGCCGCCGGCAAA
Encoded here:
- a CDS encoding VWA domain-containing protein: MTRRLPALLFAAALVAAGSACINREVSEVKPNQNGEQYKDIPVELNRDIDILFVVDNSGSMAEEQNSLEQNFNRFINVLANIEGGLPNVHIGVVSTDVGAGPFNISGCSGEGDNGVLQNVPRKAGCSPPSGQFIVDIANPDGTRQTNYTGDLAETFGCIAKLGTDGCGFEQPLESALRALDGRNAQNQGFLRKDAFLAIIIISDEDDCSTEDENMFDTAQNSIDDPLGPLSSFRCFEFGVKCNPDNPRQPGTKAECAPREDSRYMYPVQHYIDFFKGLKDDPQQVIVAGIIGNPEPVVVAPDMNGNPELQPSCQSGSGEAAPAVRIKTFLDAFPQRNTVTTICNEDLSDALTVIAELLKAVIGTPCLEGNIKTDPIECQVSDVRFPGTDRQEETPMAKCDNEADPASSSVLPCWVIEEDPMQCADTETRLAVKVFPENRSVPTGTHTIVRCVVE
- a CDS encoding diguanylate cyclase — protein: MSEWKTRITKVQIVKPKAADGEACLVLIYPPGPTMGKRFPLDADEIIVGRGGDCDIQIDRDSVSRRHARLYRTGRGWEVEDLGSTNGSYINDVPIDRSPLRDRDFLKVGAAIFKFLSGDSIESSYHEEIYRLTIIDALTGAHNKRYFLEFLDREIARCTRYGRPLSLLMFDIDHFKAINDQHGHLTGDFVLRELARRLLRRIRKEELLARYGGEEFAAVLPETGHAGAMEFAEQIRRIVADEEFEYEHDRFPVTISVGVATIEGTQPIDASAFVKMADDNLYRAKRAGRNCVVG
- a CDS encoding alpha/beta fold hydrolase encodes the protein MGDADPFDLPGGPRGALCVHGFTGTPFEVRPLAEALHRRGLTVSAPRLPGHGTSPADLDRTTWLDWARAVDRALDGLLARCERVAIAGMSLGGALALHTARHRPDDVAAVAALAAPVWLPRAARLALRALALPPLARRVRALPKRGGSDVRDPAMRAHNPSYPVIPVRALGELDRFVQVVRRELPFVRAPTLVVHSRRDHTVPPACADEIERAIGARVVRRRTLCDSFHVITIDVERDLVADEVGRFFDTHLSDTHWGGAA
- the glpK gene encoding glycerol kinase, which codes for MKHVISIDQGTTGTTVLILDETLRVVARGYREFRQIYPQPGWVEHDPNDIWESVTGALADALGQASLSRDAIAAIGITNQRETTLLWDRATGEPVRTAIVWQDRRTADLCADLKAAGHEQRVRATTGLVLDPYFSGTKLKWMLDQDADLRARAARGDLAFGTVDSYLVYRLTGGAHVTDVSNASRTLLFGLESLAWDDDMLALFDVPRAVLPEVRGSAEVYGHTRGVPGVPDGVPVSGMAGDQQAALFGQACVSPGDAKCTYGTGAFILMNTGGQPVASRHGLLTTVAWKVADEVAYALEGSAFIAGAAVQWLRDGLGLIERAADIEALAASVPDSGGVVVVPAFAGLGAPHWRPDARGLITGLTRGTTAAHIARATLEGIALQNYDILQAMQQDSGRTLTSLKVDGGAAANDLLMQFQADVLGVRIARPEILETTALGAAFLAGIGAGVWRDAAQVAGVWRQQRAFEPTPDRAAIDAHLARWNAAVAKA